ACGACCTTGAAGACGTGTTGAAAATAGAAAAATCTTCTTTTCCTAATCCATGGAGCAGGGATGCATTTTACAATGAGGTTGTGAACAATCAGTTCGCTACTTATCTGATTCTCGAGGTGGATGAACGACCGATCGGCTATTGTGGGATCTGGATCATCATTGACGAAGCGCATATCACCAACATCGCGATCATTCCTGAATTCAGAGGGAAGAAATACGGAGACGCACTGATGAAAAAAGCGATGGAACAAGCTCGGACAATGGGTGCCAAGACGATGACACTCGAAGTCCGGTTAAACAATGTGGTCGCGCAACGGCTCTATCGCAAATATGGATTCGAAAACGGCGGCATCCGGAAAAACTATTACACGGATAATGGAGAAGATGCATTAGTAATGTGGGTGAATTTATAATGCAGAAAAAAGATGAAATCATATTAGGAATTGAAACGAGCTGTGACGAGACAGCAGCGGCCATTGTAAAAAATGGAACGGAGCTGCTTTCGAACGTCGTCGCCTCACAAATTGAAAGCCATAAGCGGTTCGGCGGTGTAGTACCGGAAATTGCGTCCCGCCACCATGTTGAACAGATCACGATTGTCATCGAAGAAGCGATGAAGGAAGCAGACGTCGGTTTCGAAGATTTGTCTGCAATCGCTGTGAC
The Alkalihalobacillus sp. TS-13 genome window above contains:
- the rimI gene encoding ribosomal protein S18-alanine N-acetyltransferase, which encodes MVENLTFRVMTLDDLEDVLKIEKSSFPNPWSRDAFYNEVVNNQFATYLILEVDERPIGYCGIWIIIDEAHITNIAIIPEFRGKKYGDALMKKAMEQARTMGAKTMTLEVRLNNVVAQRLYRKYGFENGGIRKNYYTDNGEDALVMWVNL